A stretch of Aspergillus nidulans FGSC A4 chromosome VI DNA encodes these proteins:
- a CDS encoding uncharacterized protein (transcript_id=CADANIAT00009807), whose amino-acid sequence MDAHANDYKASEQAGPIQEPKLLDDDGGIDPENEITGPRLLLVHTGLCLCTLLVGLDFNLIATAVPVITSQFNSIGDVGWYGGAFYIALCATQPLAGKTFTLFAKKWTYLAYVAIFEAGSLVSALAPSSAVFIVGRAIAGVGASGIFAGGLVILTTVIPLHKRAIWTGTMNATFVVASVIGPVVGGTLTQHVTWRWCFYINLPIGGFSIAVFMLFFHIKPAATENARPLQKLKKLDGIGFILFAGAVTMLLLALQLGGTSAQYAWDSSQIIGMFAGCGATMAVFVAWQVHLQDSALIPPRLFVNRNAPLIFASAVFSNGPFQCIVYWLPIWFQAVLEVSPTASGVRYLPTVIADVVTSIFGSALVTYWGWWNPFLTFGMAMISLGGGLLSTIHPGISNGHWIGYQILAGIGYSLAVNMVSLLLLLTSNFDSDVTLIRLISASKLHYHPASFPSAQRLSYL is encoded by the exons ATGGATGCTCATGCAAATGACTACAAAGCCAGCGAGCAAGCAGGGCCAATTCAGGAGCCGAAACTTTTGGACGATGACGGCGGCATTGATCCAGAAAACGAAATAACTGGCCCTCGACTACTCTTAGTTCATACcggtctctgtctctgcaCACTTTTAGTTGGCTTG GATTTCAATTTGATTGCCACTGCTGTGCCGGTCATCACATCTCAGTTCAACTCAATTGGGGATGTTGGCTGGTATGGAGGGGCGTTCTACATTGCCCT ATGCGCGACTCAGCCGCTGGCAGGCAAGACGTTTACTCTGTTTGCAAAGAAGTGGACCTACTTGGCCTACGTGGCTATCTTTGAGGCGGGCAGCTTGGTATCTGCATTAGCGCCCTCGTCCGCAGTTTTCATAGTTGGTCGAGCCATAGCTGGTGTCGGGGCATCTGGTATCTTCGCTGGCGGCCTTGTCATCCTGACTACCGTGATCCCCCTCCACAAGCGCGCTATTTGGACTGGCACAATGAACGCGACATTCGTCGTGGCTAGTGTCATTGGTCCTGTAGTTGGCGGTACTCTAACGCAACATGTTACATGGCGCTGGTGCTTCTACATCAATCTCCCGATTGGAGGCTTCTCTATTGCGGTCTTCATGCTATTCTTTCACATCAAGCCGGCAGCAACGGAGAATGCACGCCCActgcagaagctcaagaagctAGACGGCATCGGATTCATCCTTTTCGCCGGTGCAGTTACGATGCTCCTTTTGGCCCTGCAGCTCGGGGGAACAAGTGCTCAGTATGCATGGGACTCATCTCAGATTATCGGAATGTTCGCCGGCTGTGGTGCTACAATGGCAGTATTCGTGGCCTGGCAGGTCCACCTCCAGGATTCGGCACTGATACCACCTAGGCTGTTTGTCAATCGTAACGCCCCGCTTATCTTCGCGTCTGCGGTCTTCTCAAACGGGCCTTTTCAATGCATTGTTTACTGGCTGCCAATATGGTTCCAGGCTGTGCTTGAAGTATCCCCGACAGCGAGTGGAGTCAGGTATCTCCCCACTGTCATTGCAGACGTTGTGACATCAATCTTTGGTTCTGCACTCGTCACATACTGGGGGTGGTGGAACCCCTTCCTGACATTTGGAATGGCGATGATCTCTCTCGGCGGCGGGCTTCTGTCAACCATTCACCCCGGTATCTCAAACGGTCATTGGATAGGCTATCAGATTCTGGCTGGAATCGGGTACTCCCTCGCCGTCAACATGGTCAGTCTACTGCTGCTACTAACTAGTAACTTTGATTCTGATGTCACACTTATTAGGCTCATATCGGCGTCCAAGCTTCACTACCACCCAGCCTCGTTCCCCTCGGCGCAACGACTCTCTTATTTGTGA
- a CDS encoding protein CYP649A1 (transcript_id=CADANIAT00009808) translates to MEDPSSLPSLYPGLFVLFLLYFAGDLIATRRAAQRQKDHPLVGSPSWWTPRFGLNLVFAARAVEILQTGYHKFKNRTFQLIRGDGSVVILPLHLIDELSSLPQSVASSHGALERDLLGRYTGLDIILTSRMHHTIVQRKLTPRLAALTPSLQDEVSLAVQEGFPHSTEWTIVKPYQILAQVAAKIAARAMVGPSFCRDPRWLDISVNYTESLFRTIVILRLFPGWTHPVLSRCLPSYWAGKRYLQRAKGILGPKIDELIRRNDTGEWSPERTESDFNVLCWLVEAAKGRDRNAETLAHIEVLLALAAVHTILLRLVNVLYDLVAHPALFEELKEEIQDIGFNEDWNFGSYNKLRKLDSVLRESQRLSPPTILGLKRLFLQPYKFTSGITVPAGTYVALPVMAIENDPLHTDNPEEFDGLRSYRRIEQKTASMRPNPKDGPQFSTIEKTVLGFGYGKSACPGRYFASLVLKMVFVKLLTEYDFQFLPGRSRPKNYLVHEFLFPWPWDKILVRRRENGVCPF, encoded by the exons ATGGAAGATCCAAGCAGTTTACCATCGTTGTATCCGGGACTCTTTGttctatttcttctttactTTGCAGGAGATCTCATCGCAACGAGGCGTGCCGCACAGAGACAAAAAGACCACCCTCTCGTGGGTAGCCCGTCGTGGTGGACGCCTCGCTTCGGTCTAAACCTTGTGTTCGCAGCTAGGGCGGTTGAGATATTACAGACAGGTTACCACAAG TTCAAAAACCGCACTTTCCAGCTCATCAGAGGTGACGGTAGTGTGGtgattctgccgctgcatTTGATCGATGAGCTATCCTCACTACCACAATCAGTGGCTAGTAGCCATGGAGCACTTGAACGAGACCTCCTAGGGCGCTACACCGGTCTCGATATTATCCTCACTAGTCGTATGCATCACACCATCGTCCAGCGAAAGCTCACACCCCGTCTTGCAGCGCTTACACCCTCCCTGCAAGACGAAGTGTCGTTAGCTGTGCAAGAAGGGTTTCCTCATTCTACTGAATGGACGATTGTCAAACCTTATCAAATTCTAGCACAGGTTGCAGCGAAAATAGCTGCGCGGGCAATGGTGGGACCATCATTTTGTCGCGACCCTAGATGGCTAGATATCTCAGTCAACTATACTGAAAGCT TATTCAGGACGATCGTTATCCTGCGACTGTTCCCTGGGTGGACACATCCAGTATTGAGCCGCTGTCTGCCTTCTTACTGGGCGGGCAAGCGATATCTCCAACGCGCAAAGGGTATCCTTGGGCCGAAGATCGACGAATTGATCCGTAGGAATGATACCGGAGAGTGGTCTCCCGAGCGGACTGAAAGCGACTTTAATGTCCTTTGCTGGCTGGTTGAGGCAGCCAAGGGTCGAGATAGAAACGCCGAAACACTCGCCCATATTGAGGTTCTCCTTGCCTTGGCTGCGGTTCATACAATCCTATTACGGTTGGTCAATGTGCTATATGATCTTGTAGCGCACCCCGCGCTATTCGAGGAGCTAAAGGAGGAGATTCAAGATATCGGTTTTAATGAAGACTGGAATTTTGGCTCATACAATAAATTGCGCAAGCTTGACAGTGTGCTGCGCGAGTCACAGCGCCTATCTCCCCCCACAATCTTGGGGCTGAAACGCCTCTTTCTCCAGCCCTATAAGTTTACCTCGGGCATTACTGTGCCGGCTGGAACGTATGTTGCCCTCCCGGTGATGGCAATCGAAAACGACCCCTTGCACACGGACAACCCGGAGGAATTCGACGGCCTACGCAGCTATCGGCGCATCGAACAGAAGACGGCAAGCATGAGACCCAATCCCAAAGATGGCCCACAGTTCTCGACAATTGAAAAGACAGTACTGGGATTTGGCTACGGCAAGTCAGCATGTCCAGGTCGCTACTTTGCAAGTCTCGTATTGAAAATGGTCTTTGTCAAACTGCTAACTGAATATGATTTCCAATTCTTACCGGGTAGAAGCCGACCGAAGAACTATCTGGTGCATGAATTTCTTTTCCCATGGCCATGGGACAAGATCctggtgagaagaagagagaacgGGGTCTGTCCATTCTGA
- a CDS encoding uncharacterized protein (transcript_id=CADANIAT00009809) codes for MTSLSGNKIDIENCLSPQDLVTYLSELSQSPDKLKRFCTFSASIYDCAWLSMINRRENEQILWLFPQCFDYVLSQQLKDGAWPSPASTVDGILNTSAALLCLLDRRRLTQDSRLSSRINAAASSLQRLLEAWDLDGTDQVGFEVIVPGLLRQISHFGITFKFSCQCRLEALRAAKLEKLRPDMLYSGYQATILHSAEALIETIDMDRITQHCTEDTGILGSPAATSAYLKHASGWDGRAESYLRKLLASADREQGGIPSGFPTTIFELSWALSTLFLAVGPPTPSDIVLLSPVKEYLHETLAKNGVAGFAPGILADADDTARVLLTLELLGTEVDFYPLMKHFRNGSFFKTYEHERNPSFSANCNVLLALVESSHALQHIDTIEEVAAYLLECWKAGSIKDKWNSSPRYSNMLLVLALTRLFLRYDKGDFHGPLQVSLSRDIIICLSQILSRTLIEQHPDGSWDSSLEVTAYSVLTISRMMLLPYVDKLKIDHIAPALRRGCGYLIDHQHDPVQPRREDYVWIEKVSYVSSFLRKVYTVAAIHASRKQSPCSERLVSLFQPLPTTHELKVLLLATPLCKESPVPFMDLALLEAHYWSQLLREKSSMIFKSPISSDGQKLFHLIPLIFTSCNQRAGLVLSTNTLWNMIHFSLLVYQVDALMESTAIRMSDAELDEVLLRLDRSCSLARTAFQLPQRVSNGSSAQTAGVQPDDLKTIPLNKSRVENLMHLLLPFINHVLGHPQVLQAPVEIQRELADELYRFLLAHVEHIRANLTRTRINTLAANSGHQPRQLTYYRWVHSIGSADTSCPLAAVFFLCLISKHGSFCFQHPKAQYLSRTVAHHLSVICRQYNDYGSAVRDHEEGNLNSLDFLDFQQEAQANGAVSELRTSNSVCPSVSDTQLFPRAACTSQSAKDSLMEVAEFERSCMELALQRLEDAACTLDALKQFRVFVDVTDLFGHVYILKDLTANAIAEDLFPSRNASEQSTQIDIHLEHAKLALVFRSVPPHPKKSIFLLLQTSTTSTVASFATTFLIRLESAKRSSYAFNPEASTLDIVYRTKKYQEKFSWNRGLIIPKDLASISSKSAEPWQPPS; via the exons ATGACAAGTCTATCTGGCAACAAGATTGATATCGAGAACTGCTTGTCTCCGCAGGATCTAGTGACATATCTTTCGGAATTGTCACAGAGCCCAGATAAACTGAAGCGCTTTTGTACCTTCAGCGCCAGTATATACGACTGTGCTTGGCTATCGATGATCAATCGCCGCGAAAATGAGCAGATTTTGTGGCTGTTTCCGCAATGTTTCGACTACGTGTTATCTCAACAACTCAAAGATGGTGCTTGGCCATCTCCTGCGTCTACTGTAGACGGCATTCTTAATACTTCGGCCGCGCTGctttgtctccttgatcGTCGCCGGTTGACTCAGGATAGTCGTCTCTCTAGCAGAATCAATGCTGCCGCGAGCAGCCTGCAGCGACTCCTAGAAGCCTGGGATCTGGACGGGACTGATCAGGTAGGGTTTGAGGTGATTGTTCCCGGTCTACTTCGCCAGATTTCCCACTTTGGCATCACCTTTAAATTCAGTTGTCAGTGTCGACTCGAAGCATTACGCGCTGCAAAACTGGAGAAACTGCGGCCTGATATGCTTTATTCTGGGTACCAGGCAACAATACTCCATTCAGCAGAGGCTCTCATCGAAACCATTGACATGGATCGGATAACCCAGCACTGCACTGAAGACACAGGAATTCTAGGATCACCGGCTGCAACTTCAGCATACCTCAAACATGCTTCGGGATGGGATGGCCGTGCCGAGTCATATCTTCGAAAACTACTTGCGTCTGCCGACCGTGAACAAGGTGGAATTCCCAGTGGGTTTCCGACCACTATTTTCGAGCTGTCGTGG GCTCTCTCAACTCTATTTCTGGCAGTCGGGCCGCCAACACCTTCCGACATTGTACTCCTTTCACCGGTCAAGGAATACTTGCATGAGACTTTGGCGAAGAACGGGGTGGCTGGATTCGCTCCGGGTATCTTGGCCGATGCCGACGACACAGCGAGAGTGTTATTGAccctggagctgctgggtACTGAGGTCGACTTCTACCCCCTTATGAAGCATTTTAGGAATGGCTCATTTTTCAAAACCTACGAGCATGAACGGAATCCAAGTTTCAGTGCAAACTGCAACGTATTACTTGCACTGGTTGAATCCAGTCACGCACTGCAGCATATTGATACCATCGAAGAGGTAGCTGCGTACCTGTTAGAGTGCTGGAAAGCAGGAAGCATCAAAGACAAATGGAACTCGTCCCCTCGTTACTCTAATATGCTACTTGTACTAGCGCTTACTCGGCTCTTTCTCCGGTATGACAAGGGAGACTTCCACGGGCCATTGCAAGTCTCGTTGTCGAGGGATATCATCATATGCCTGTCTCAGATCCTCTCACGAACGTTGATTGAACAGCACCCGGACGGGTCCTGGGACTCGTCTTTAGAGGTGACTGCCTACTCTGTGCTTACAATCTCTCGGATGATGCTTTTGCCCTACGTCGATAAGCTGAAAATTGACCACATTGCCCCAGCGCTGCGGCGAGGCTGCGGATATCTGATAGATCATCAGCACGATCCCGTCCAACCACGACGCGAAGATTATGTGTGGATTGAGAAAGTATCGTATGtgtcttccttcctccgcaagGTGTACACCGTTGCAGCCATCCATGCATCTCGCAAGCAATCTCCCTGCTCGGAAAGACTCGTCTCATTATTCCAACCCTTGCCTACAACGCACGAACTTAAGGTCCTTCTGCTGGCCACTCCTCTCTGTAAAGAGTCCCCAGTGCCTTTTATGGACCTTGCACTGTTGGAAGCGCATTATTGGTCTCAGCTGTTGCGCGAAAAAAGTTCCATGATCTTTAAGAGCCCAATATCATCTGATGGTCAAAAACTATTCCACCTGATTCCTCTCATCTTCACGTCCTGTAATCAGCGCGCCGGGCTTGTTCTTTCCACAAACACGCTCTGGAACATGATCCATTTCTCGCTGCTCGTTTACCAGGTGGATGCATTGATGGAATCTACTGCCATACGTATGTCCGACGCGGAACTTGATGAGGTCCTATTACGTTTGGATCGCAGTTGCAGTCTCGCACGCACCGCTTTCCAGCTACCCCAGCGAGTCTCGAATGGCTCAAGCGCCCAAACAGCAGGTGTGCAACCGGACGATCTCAAGACTATACCTTTGAACAAAAGCCGAGTCGAGAATCTCATGCATCTGCTACTTCCATTCATCAACCACGTCCTTGGCCACCCGCAAGTCCTGCAAGCTCCCGTTGAAATTCAGAGAGAGCTCGCCGACGAGCTGTACCGCTTTCTCTTAGCTCATGTCGAACATATTCGGGCAAACCTAACGCGAACAAGGATAAATACACTGGCCGCCAACAGTGGCCACCAGCCCCGCCAACTCACATATTACCGCTGGGTTCATTCCATCGGGTCAGCGGACACCAGCTGTCCCCTCGCAGCAGTTTTCTTCTTGTGCCTAATCAGCAAGCACGGGAGCTTTTGCTTCCAGCACCCGAAGGCACAGTACCTTAGTCGAACCGTGGCTCACCATTTATCTGTGATCTGTAGACAGTATAACGACTACGGCTCGGCTGTTCGCGATCACGAAGAAGGGAATCTCAACAGTCTTGATTTTCTCGATTTTCAACAAGAGGCACAGGCAAATGGTGCAGTATCTGAGCTCAGGACGTCAAACAGTGTTTGCCCTTCCGTCTCAGATACGCAGCTGTTCCCACGAGCTGCATGCACGTCGCAGAGTGCAAAAGATAGCCTTATGGAAGTCGCTGAGTTTGAGCGGAGCTGTATGGAGCTAGCCCTGCAGCGACTGGAAGATGCCGCATGTACACTTGACGCGCTCAAGCAATTTAGGGTGTTTGTCGATGTCACAGATCTGTTTGGGCATGTTTATATCTTGAAGGACTTGACAG CGAATGCTATTGCTGAGGATCTTTTTCCCAGCCGAAATGCCAGCGAGCAATCTACCCAAATAGACATTCATCTGGAACACGCCAAATTAGCCCTCGTCTTCAGGTCAGTACCCCCTCACCCCAAAAAGTCCATATTCCTGCTACTCCAGACCTCAACCACTAGCACCGTCGCC AGCTTTGCAACAACTTTCCTTATTAGGTTGGAGTCAG CTAAAAGAAGCTCTTATGCATTCAATCCTGAAGCTAGCACTTTGGATATAGTGTACAGAACCAAGAAGTACCAAGAGAAATT CAGCTGGAATCGAGGCTTGATTATTCCAAAGGATCTTGCATCAATTTCATCCAAGTCAGCTGAACCCTGGCAGCCACCCTCATAG
- a CDS encoding uncharacterized protein (transcript_id=CADANIAT00009810) encodes MPTSTSTIGWTLANVGPAPTTYPAAPSCTAASSLILDWQNLRESQWGVSCGVPDDCWPQPTDSALKDEIKTNPLIVPFYSPGVACPTGWQAIGSIAHPTGPSARVTSSGYLSVYEYEDFSNGDWIYGYHIRDAFGVLLDPGETVIACCPSSFFVEEYLTVCVSAVPYTPSTGCETRWSERPVDISTTPVIINGTTSTVQLLMPLTSHLPSTTVETTFSSTEHLLVHSQMGPIYIVHQPSDLEGTASASATGGSDQDSTSNEAESTGTNAASALRVGHSQSGWGQIAGLAVVLILSLLSGMALVLPW; translated from the exons ATGCCGACCTCGACGTCGACAATCGGCTGGACTTTGGCCAACGTGGGCCCAGCGCCCACCACGTACCCTGCCGCTCCATCATGCACCGCTGCCAGCTCCCTGATCTTGGATTGGCAGAACTTGCGAGAGTCACAATGGGGAGTCAGCTGCGGAGTCCCTGACGACTGCTGGCCGCAACCGACAGACTCGGCCTTGAAAGATGAGATCAAGACTAACCCCCTCATCGTCCCCTTCTACTCGCCTGGGGTGGCATGTCCGACAGGATGGCAAGCAATCGGTTCCATCGCCCATCCGACGGGACCGAGCGCGCGGGTGACGTCCTCTGGTTATCTTAGTGTATACGAATACGAAGACTTCAGCAACGGAGACTGGATATATGGATACCACATCCGGGACGCCTTTGGAGTCCTGCTCGATCCTGGAGAGACAGTCATCGCCTGCTGCCCGAG CTCCTTCTTCGTGGAAGAATATCTAACAGTCTGTGTCTCGGCCGTTCCATATACCCCGAGCACCGGGTGTGAAACTAGGTGGTCAGAGCGGCCGGTGGACATATCGACAACCCCGGTGATCATAAATGGGACGACTTCAACGGTCCAATTGCTTATGCCACTGACGTCCCATCTCCCATCAACAACGGTCGAGACCACCTTTAGCAGCACGGAGCACCTTTTGGTTCATTCGCAGATGGGGCCGATCTATATCGTTCACCAGCCGTCTGATTTGGAGGGCACGGCGTCTGCTTCAGCAACGGGTGGATCCGATCAAGACAGCACAAGCAATGAGGCTGAAAGCACAGGCACGAATGCCGCGTCGGCCCTTCGCGTGGGTCACTCACAGTCTGGCTGGGGCCAGATTGCTGGGCTCGCGGTGGTCCTGATTCTGTCTCTTCTCTCGGGAATGGCGCTGGTTCTGCCTTGGTAG
- a CDS encoding Zn(II)2Cys6 transcription factor domain-containing protein (transcript_id=CADANIAT00009811) — translation MQRKACDQCYSRKKKCLMDACSSVCVRCEKLSLACTVLRRVRRPGRPPGHGLPGVANRLLGVWERSSTEGNSCLISVDHERGKPPTACDAPEAKLSAPDSYRLPPELQDSDFYLLSDIYMFGPTFARDLHRALEYCHRHSPHLLAEIFRALGSCLSWARLGELPEDQVDVKSGAVSIEKLRNAEIKNLHDAVAVLMLGQALAAFDSLVTSTGAMSILRCSLSLICPWYPDIAEIQLLETIAIAPVFWDTVWCLLHREVPVLQPLVTWTRVVDRVAGLCTSLLPILYNLCVFGQRWKDGVPQPQCMLDSIEQQIRTWSPDDSALTLQRYSTIEILSIRTQASMYRTAALLLVHWIRHPLASPDPTSTSLANDIISAREEFFASAGPSAKLQNTSFPLSLALLEVPISPDRFWESSTWLRTRPACVRHLSAFTGYVWDQRYAGFESSLFDLVKSGPNFVPVP, via the coding sequence ATGCAACGCAAAGCATGTGATCAGTGCTATagcagaaagaaaaagtgTTTGATGGACGCCTGCTCATCCGTCTGCGTTCGATGCGAGAAGTTGTCCCTCGCTTGCACTGTATTGCGCCGAGTACGGCGGCCTGGACGGCCCCCTGGACATGGCCTCCCTGGGGTAGCTAATAGATTATTGGGGGTTTGGGAACGCTCATCAACGGAGGGGAATTCATGTCTTATTTCAGTTGATCATGAGCGAGGGAAGCCGCCGACTGCGTGTGATGCTCCAGAGGCCAAGCTCAGCGCTCCTGACTCTTACCGACTCCCTCCGGAACTGCAGGATAGCGACTTTTATCTCCTGAGTGATATCTACATGTTCGGTCCGACCTTTGCGAGGGACCTCCATCGAGCTTTGGAGTACTGCCATCGGCACTCCCCCCATCTGCTCGCAGAGATCTTCCGCGCCCTCGGCAGCTGTCTTTCTTGGGCACGGCTTGGGGAGCTCCCAGAAGACCAGGTCGATGTTAAGAGCGGCGCCGTATCGATTGAAAAGCTGCGGAATGCAGAGATCAAGAACCTCCACGATGCTGTTGCGGTCCTGATGCTCGGGCAAGCACTGGCCGCATTTGACTCACTTGTCACATCCACCGGGGCGATGTCGATCCTACGATGCTCGCTCTCCCTGATTTGCCCGTGGTATCCGGATATTGCTGAAATACAGCTGCTTGAGACGATTGCGATTGCTCCAGTCTTTTGGGACACAGTCTGGTGCTTACTGCACCGCGAAGTTCCCGTTCTTCAGCCCTTGGTCACTTGGACAAGGGTTGTCGATCGTGTAGCAGGTCTCTGCACTTCTTTGCTGCCGATACTCTACAATCTTTGTGTCTTCGGCCAGCGTTGGAAAGACGGAGTCCCACAGCCACAGTGTATGCTGGACAGTATTGAACAACAGATTCGGACGTGGTCTCCAGACGACTCGGCATTGACTCTGCAGCGATACAGCACGATCGAGATCCTGTCCATTCGCACCCAAGCCAGCATGTATCGGACAGCAGCCCTCCTACTTGTCCATTGGATTCGTCACCCTTTGGCGTCGCCGGATCCCACGTCAACCAGCCTTGCGAATGATATTATTAGTGCTAGAGAAGAATTTTTCGCGAGCGCCGGACCCTCTGCAAAGTTGCAAAACACGTCTTTTCCGCTATCCCTGGCTCTGCTGGAAGTACCGATTTCCCCAGACAGGTTCTGGGAGAGCTCGACTTGGCTTCGCACTCGGCCTGCCTGCGTTAGACATCTGTCCGCCTTTACCGGTTATGTGTGGGACCAGCGATATGCAGGCTTCGAAAGCTCACTCTTTGATCTCGTCAAGAGCGGCCCTAATTTTGTTCCTGTGCCGTAG